A stretch of Parachlamydia sp. AcF125 DNA encodes these proteins:
- a CDS encoding leucine-rich repeat domain-containing protein yields the protein MNTHSFLSIESLPNELLSPILEACVTPSLFSVCRSWRILLVNAVMPALYRKIAAFHIPRLRDDTQITAILSKFYPLKPNLTPAEKVNQIFKRVFNLAHSLSPQGFRQTIEERRYLTLANYSFYLLNINRLLLWKNLPGGEEYLNRKEVKSLPLEKKGERLGEWIRENCQDLTELNLVEIIGLNYLPPEIAQLSRLEKLDLSSNQLTSLPAEIGQLPQLKSLYLEDNQLTSLPAEIGQLSRLEWLGLRKNQLTSLPVEIGQLSQLKNFDLSKNQLNSLPAEIGLLPHLLWLYLYENQLTSLPAEIGQLSQLETLDLSENQLTSLPAEIGQLSRLEEWLGLRKNQLTSLPVEIGQLSQLETLNLSKNQLTSLPAEIRHRLFKIINIGDKNEL from the coding sequence ATGAATACCCACTCTTTTTTATCCATAGAAAGCTTACCCAATGAATTGCTCTCTCCTATTTTAGAGGCTTGCGTAACCCCTTCTTTATTTAGCGTCTGTAGAAGCTGGCGCATTCTGCTAGTGAATGCTGTCATGCCAGCTCTTTATAGAAAAATAGCCGCTTTTCATATTCCCCGCCTAAGGGATGATACCCAAATAACGGCTATTTTGAGTAAATTTTACCCATTAAAACCTAACCTTACTCCGGCAGAGAAAGTAAACCAAATTTTTAAGCGAGTTTTTAACTTGGCTCACTCTTTATCTCCTCAGGGATTCAGACAGACAATAGAAGAAAGAAGATATTTGACACTGGCTAACTATTCTTTTTATCTTCTTAACATTAATCGCCTTTTACTTTGGAAAAACCTTCCTGGTGGGGAGGAATACTTAAACCGTAAAGAAGTTAAGTCTTTACCCTTGGAAAAAAAAGGAGAGCGTCTTGGGGAATGGATAAGGGAAAATTGCCAAGACTTAACCGAGCTAAATTTGGTTGAGATAATAGGCCTAAACTACTTACCGCCAGAAATAGCCCAACTGTCTCGGCTGGAAAAGCTTGATTTAAGCAGCAACCAGCTCACTAGCCTTCCAGCAGAGATAGGGCAGCTGCCTCAGCTGAAAAGCCTTTATTTAGAAGATAACCAACTCACTAGCCTTCCAGCAGAAATAGGACAGCTCTCTCGGCTAGAATGGCTTGGCTTGCGAAAAAACCAGCTCACTAGCCTTCCAGTAGAGATAGGGCAGCTGTCTCAGCTGAAAAACTTTGATTTAAGCAAAAATCAGCTCAATAGCCTTCCTGCAGAAATAGGGCTGCTGCCTCACCTATTATGGCTTTACTTATACGAAAATCAGCTCACTAGCCTTCCTGCGGAGATAGGGCAGCTGTCTCAGCTGGAAACACTTGATTTAAGCGAAAACCAGCTCACTAGCCTTCCTGCAGAGATAGGACAGCTCTCTCGGCTAGAAGAATGGCTTGGCTTGCGAAAAAACCAGCTCACTAGCCTTCCAGTAGAGATAGGGCAGCTGTCTCAGCTGGAAACGCTTAATTTAAGCAAAAACCAGCTCACTAGCCTTCCTGCAGAGATAAGGCATAGGCTATTTAAAATAATTAATATAGGAGATAAAAATGAACTCTAA
- a CDS encoding transposase, with protein sequence MAFEITSAKGDERQQVEKLLDSVDGLVTTFSEEMGLLPIFEADKGYDSRELREKLLKRKIYPLISYRKIGKLEKDRFMGVKKALASRKSDSLAPKEV encoded by the coding sequence GTGGCATTTGAAATAACCAGTGCTAAGGGAGATGAGAGACAGCAAGTAGAAAAGTTACTTGATTCAGTAGATGGCCTGGTGACTACATTCTCTGAAGAAATGGGCTTATTGCCTATTTTTGAAGCAGATAAAGGTTATGATTCTAGGGAGCTAAGAGAAAAGCTGCTTAAAAGAAAGATCTATCCCTTAATTTCGTATAGGAAGATAGGAAAGCTGGAAAAAGATCGCTTCATGGGTGTTAAGAAAGCGTTGGCAAGTCGAAAGAGCGATAGCTTGGCTCCAAAGGAAGTTTAG
- a CDS encoding F-box protein: MNSLITTSEAASEAYNPPIIESGLINKKLPPELFAQVLNYLDRMSLQSAAGVNHLWNAVSIDTAKRKEFNSIKGFAKWLGENLPKDSCASQIERLLHIGSNTKILGGVNLMAVKLSIDELKEEILDILKVLSEKDYTRLRKISAGKINSTFLEGIFHLAEAYRIIEIAKKVSSENSDSSVLKNACEILVHHRKVDKAVEVAMMIPPGYSKNSTLEDISKMLAHTGNTDEAVKVAMMIAHEYSRNSMLEDISKRLAQIGKTDEAVKVAMAIALEYSRNSTLKVISKRLAHTGNTDEAVKVAMMIAHEFSRNSMLKVISKRLAKIGNTDEAVKVAMMIAHEFSRNSMLEDISKRLAKIGNTDEAVKVAMMIAHEFSRNSTLEDISKRLAKIGNTDEAVKVAMAIAQEFSRNSTLEDISKILA; this comes from the coding sequence ATGAATAGTTTAATTACAACGAGTGAAGCAGCTTCTGAAGCTTATAATCCACCTATAATAGAAAGCGGATTAATAAACAAAAAATTGCCACCTGAGCTTTTTGCACAAGTCCTGAATTATTTAGATAGGATGTCCCTTCAATCGGCTGCTGGAGTCAATCATCTTTGGAATGCAGTATCAATAGATACCGCTAAGCGCAAAGAATTTAACTCAATAAAAGGCTTTGCAAAATGGTTGGGTGAAAATTTGCCAAAAGATTCCTGTGCAAGCCAGATAGAAAGGCTTTTGCACATTGGAAGTAATACAAAAATTTTAGGTGGTGTAAACCTTATGGCAGTTAAATTATCAATTGATGAATTAAAAGAAGAAATTTTAGATATACTAAAAGTGTTAAGTGAAAAGGATTACACACGTTTAAGAAAGATCTCTGCGGGCAAAATTAATTCAACTTTTTTGGAAGGCATATTTCATTTAGCCGAAGCTTATCGGATAATAGAAATTGCCAAAAAGGTATCCTCCGAAAATAGTGACAGCTCTGTCCTTAAGAATGCTTGTGAAATATTAGTACATCATCGAAAAGTAGATAAAGCGGTAGAAGTTGCTATGATGATACCTCCCGGATATAGTAAGAATTCTACGCTTGAGGATATTTCTAAGATGTTAGCACACACCGGAAACACAGATGAAGCCGTAAAAGTTGCCATGATGATAGCTCACGAATATAGCAGGAATTCTATGCTTGAGGATATTTCTAAGAGGTTAGCACAAATCGGAAAAACAGATGAAGCTGTAAAAGTTGCCATGGCGATAGCTCTCGAATATAGCAGGAATTCTACGCTTAAGGTTATTTCTAAGAGGTTAGCACACACCGGAAACACAGATGAAGCTGTAAAAGTTGCCATGATGATAGCTCACGAATTTAGCAGGAATTCTATGCTTAAGGTTATTTCTAAGAGGTTAGCAAAAATCGGAAACACAGATGAAGCTGTAAAAGTTGCCATGATGATAGCTCACGAATTTAGCAGGAATTCTATGCTTGAGGATATTTCTAAGAGGTTAGCAAAAATCGGAAACACAGATGAAGCTGTAAAAGTTGCCATGATGATAGCTCACGAATTTAGCAGGAATTCTACGCTTGAGGATATTTCTAAGAGGTTAGCAAAAATCGGAAACACAGATGAAGCTGTAAAAGTTGCCATGGCGATAGCTCAAGAATTTAGCAGGAACTCTACGCTTGAAGATATTTCTAAGATACTAGCATAA
- a CDS encoding type IV toxin-antitoxin system AbiEi family antitoxin domain-containing protein, translated as MRQLKRLKKLEPFVNVPLFTSSEAEKQGVPRHALAYLVKRGTLERIYPGAYRFSQYETEVEFQWENLALVAVSIPEGLFV; from the coding sequence ATGAGGCAATTAAAGCGCTTAAAAAAATTAGAGCCGTTTGTCAATGTCCCTCTTTTTACCTCATCGGAGGCAGAAAAACAGGGTGTCCCTAGACATGCTCTGGCTTATTTAGTAAAAAGAGGCACCTTAGAAAGGATTTATCCAGGAGCTTATCGCTTCTCTCAATACGAAACCGAAGTTGAGTTCCAGTGGGAAAACTTGGCATTGGTGGCAGTCAGTATTCCCGAGGGGTTATTTGTTTAA
- a CDS encoding nucleotidyl transferase AbiEii/AbiGii toxin family protein, with the protein MRLANSKCRQHFVLKGAILLSKYIEIGRETHDLDFLARRLSNEVAGLKDIFEEIANIELKDGFAFQGIKIS; encoded by the coding sequence GTGCGTTTGGCTAATTCGAAATGCCGTCAGCATTTTGTCCTGAAAGGCGCTATCCTTCTCTCCAAATATATCGAAATTGGAAGAGAAACACACGATTTAGATTTTCTCGCACGAAGGCTGAGTAACGAAGTTGCTGGATTAAAAGATATTTTTGAGGAAATTGCAAACATTGAGCTTAAAGATGGATTTGCCTTTCAAGGGATTAAGATAAGTTAA
- a CDS encoding ankyrin repeat domain-containing protein, whose translation MLISRGNGKKPKVSSPSEQWPPDGPKCCEHSLIEPFIALYPDLPTKPGLANPQANVENPQLIGQNAQLNVQAIAVVHYHAAPSSRLPEIELSKRLNDLLSLNCPRCIKDLMAQGHKLLKEEKGEASLHGVFYLATAYELYRNLNIQDYKFDRQALDQFLDSVEERLKDGLNLLHHFALQGNRSIFIYLFAERPNIKSHLDTLTGILIKETPLHMAIKSGSAAIARFLLEQGADIKKGRYGKYARTVLHIAVENGQEEIVDLLLAHKDIQDILNVPQGDNGYTALHLAAAKGYFSILLKLINYGSDTEKQDVLSRTPLEILLEHESLDFERQDECACLLLSKKSPAFFQLDNSSLKRCFTNALEQGLLQAAQKLAVNGLPQLREQEPSFLEIAAEGVFQRTRTLSPQPIEIPQEKRVAYISIIRWLLKEKKIDPDQKFTQRTDFLIHQVCYAGCSELLSLLIDLEVDMKKLDHYQNNALHRACCSPTDCVDTVCILLGYDPTLMEAKNNEGRTPLHLAALTGNVKIVECLLDQITDQNKLDQSDREGNTALHLAVMGEGIFSNKKKDPYCKTVEALVKKGASLGILNQEKKMAIELAYKNGNETIIKALLQAT comes from the coding sequence GTGCTTATTAGCAGGGGCAATGGGAAAAAGCCCAAAGTAAGCAGCCCATCGGAACAATGGCCTCCTGATGGGCCTAAGTGCTGTGAACATAGTTTGATAGAGCCATTTATCGCTCTTTATCCCGACTTGCCAACTAAGCCTGGGCTTGCCAATCCCCAGGCTAATGTTGAAAACCCCCAGTTAATAGGGCAAAATGCCCAGCTGAATGTGCAAGCGATTGCCGTTGTTCACTACCATGCAGCGCCATCCTCTAGACTGCCAGAAATAGAGCTTAGCAAGCGGCTAAACGACTTGTTAAGCTTGAATTGTCCGCGATGCATAAAAGATTTAATGGCACAAGGGCACAAACTTTTAAAAGAAGAAAAGGGGGAGGCTTCTTTACATGGCGTCTTTTATCTAGCCACTGCTTATGAATTATATCGCAATCTTAACATACAAGACTATAAATTTGATCGGCAAGCTCTCGATCAATTCTTGGACAGCGTGGAAGAAAGGTTAAAAGATGGACTAAACTTACTCCATCATTTTGCACTGCAGGGAAATAGAAGTATTTTTATCTATCTCTTCGCTGAAAGGCCAAATATAAAATCACACCTCGACACCCTGACAGGGATCTTGATCAAAGAAACCCCTTTACATATGGCTATCAAAAGTGGCTCCGCAGCAATTGCACGTTTTTTGCTTGAGCAAGGGGCAGATATTAAAAAAGGTCGGTATGGCAAATATGCTAGGACCGTGCTACATATAGCTGTAGAGAATGGGCAAGAAGAGATTGTCGACCTTTTGCTTGCGCATAAAGACATTCAAGACATTTTAAACGTCCCACAAGGGGACAATGGGTATACAGCTCTGCATTTAGCAGCTGCCAAGGGATATTTTTCCATCTTGCTTAAACTGATTAATTATGGTTCTGATACTGAAAAGCAAGATGTGCTTTCTCGTACTCCTTTAGAAATTTTACTTGAACATGAAAGCCTAGATTTTGAGAGGCAAGATGAATGTGCTTGTCTTTTATTAAGCAAAAAAAGCCCTGCTTTTTTCCAGCTAGACAATTCCTCACTCAAACGATGTTTTACAAATGCTCTCGAGCAGGGTTTGTTACAGGCTGCGCAAAAACTGGCTGTAAATGGGTTGCCTCAGTTAAGAGAGCAAGAGCCCTCGTTTTTAGAAATCGCTGCGGAGGGGGTTTTTCAAAGAACGCGCACACTATCTCCGCAGCCTATAGAGATTCCTCAAGAGAAGCGTGTTGCTTATATTTCCATTATCCGTTGGCTACTTAAAGAAAAGAAAATAGATCCCGATCAGAAATTCACACAGCGTACCGATTTTTTGATTCATCAAGTTTGCTATGCGGGTTGTAGTGAATTGCTTTCCCTGCTCATCGATTTAGAAGTCGATATGAAAAAACTTGATCATTATCAGAATAATGCGCTGCACCGTGCTTGTTGCTCTCCAACGGATTGTGTCGATACTGTCTGCATTTTGCTGGGATACGATCCTACTCTTATGGAAGCTAAAAATAACGAAGGGCGGACACCTTTACACTTAGCGGCACTTACAGGAAATGTAAAGATTGTTGAGTGTCTGCTAGACCAAATTACAGATCAAAATAAGCTAGATCAATCAGATAGAGAGGGGAATACCGCTTTACATTTAGCCGTAATGGGGGAGGGAATATTTTCTAATAAAAAGAAAGATCCCTACTGCAAAACCGTCGAAGCTTTAGTGAAAAAAGGGGCTAGCCTAGGTATCTTAAATCAAGAGAAAAAAATGGCCATAGAGCTTGCTTATAAAAACGGAAATGAAACTATTATAAAAGCTTTATTACAGGCAACCTAA